AGCATTGAATATGAAATCAAATTTAGCACAACAAGTCATCCAAAACAATCCAGACACAGATTTCTTGACTGGTGATGTCGTGGTGTACATGAACCATATCAAAATTGATGACCTCAAGATGGTCGAGGCATTTCAACCTGCAGAATATTATTGGTTGGAAGGTGATCAACTCGTACATCGCACTGATATTCAACTGGCATCACCTGCAGAACTTATGGCGAAGCGTCGTTTATCTGCAGTAGAGCGATCTATAGCGGAGGTGTCATGAATACACAATTTCAAAAACAACCTGAATTTAAACAACAACAGAGTGTGCAGTCATTTTATGAACCGACGCTGCAGTTGTTGGATGAAGTTTATGTGGTTAAGCGAGGCAATCTTAAACGCCGTGGCTATAACGAAAACAATGCTGCAGTGACCAAGGAAGAACTTGCACAAAAGATGGCATATCGCTTTCGCATAACGATTTGGTTAGCGCATCAAGTTATCTCGAGTTTAATTAAAGCAGATCAAGTAATGGCATTTGGTGGATATGTGAAGCCAAAGGGTGGTGATAAATGAGCAAAAAACCTAAAACAACTTTTGTCGCTCAAGAAAGAATTATTAATTTACTAGAACCCGTTCGGATCTATACCGCTTTAGAGCTTGCAGTAATGCCTTTATCAAAAATGAATGCTGCAATTGAGGCACAAGAGAGATTTTATCTCCTCGAGCACACAACCAAAATGGGGGGGCAAGCCATAGCTCTACGCCGCCAAATACAGGATGGTGCTCAACTCATTCAAGTCAAAGAAAAATCAAGAATTCGCTACAAAATCAACAACGATTTTATAGAACCTCGGATTGTCCGTCAGCTGGAAATGCGCGGCCTTGTAAAATTGGGAGTTAAACCATGAGCTTAGATGCAAGTGTATGGGCGTGGAAAGCCAATGTTAAAAGCGCTACACAGCGGCTAATTTTACTTTCTCTGGCTGATCGAGCAGGTGAGAGCCATAAGTGTTACCCAAGCGTTATGCGTATCGTCAAAGATACTAAAATGAACCGTAAAACGATCATCAAAGTTTTAGATGAGTTAGAGCAACAGGGACTCATTAAATTCACTGGTGAGCTTATTGGAAACGGAGTCAAAGTCTATCAACTGGTTGGTATTTCAGGGCGTGAAGAAAGTTCAACAAGTACCAAAAAGGGAACTGGTGGTAAAAACGGTACTAGTACCAATTTAGGTACTGGTTCCAATATTGGTACTAGTACCGATAACGGTACGGGGAGTAGTCCCAATAACGGTACCGAGACCAGTACCGTTATTGGGACACAGAATCTCCCAATGAATCTCCCATTAGAATCTAAAAATAAAAAAACGTGGTTTTGCTTTAAAAAACTTCGTGAAGAAATTTACTTGGCCGATGACGGGATCGATTTTGAATCCATCATGAATTCAAAATGGGCTGAACGAGAAAAACGAGCATTTGAAATTTACAACGCTGGAAAATCCATGAGCGATGATTTGATGATTTATCACTTCGCTGATTGGCTGATCAACGCCTACAAAACCAAATATTCTGAAAAACCAAGTTCAGGCGCTTTTGGAAATTCGAGTTCACCGAAAGCAAATTCAACAGGACTCACTGAAAAACAAATTCAGATCTTCGCTCAAAAACTTTCTCACCACCCTGAGTTCGCAGGGAAGTTCAGTGAACCAGGGGAGTCATACGACAAACTTGCAGCACGTATCGCCGTGAAACTTGAAAACCCAGCGCAAGCGAAAAAATGGGAATCGTATCTCAAGCAAGTTGGATTCAGTGGATCTCTGCAGGGGAATGCAGCATGACTGAAGCTGATCGCACCATCACAAACTTGATGATCCTGAGAATCATGTCTACGACCAACGTCCGAATCTCTGTAAAACAAATT
This genomic window from Acinetobacter sp. TGL-Y2 contains:
- a CDS encoding helix-turn-helix domain-containing protein; the protein is MSLDASVWAWKANVKSATQRLILLSLADRAGESHKCYPSVMRIVKDTKMNRKTIIKVLDELEQQGLIKFTGELIGNGVKVYQLVGISGREESSTSTKKGTGGKNGTSTNLGTGSNIGTSTDNGTGSSPNNGTETSTVIGTQNLPMNLPLESKNKKTWFCFKKLREEIYLADDGIDFESIMNSKWAEREKRAFEIYNAGKSMSDDLMIYHFADWLINAYKTKYSEKPSSGAFGNSSSPKANSTGLTEKQIQIFAQKLSHHPEFAGKFSEPGESYDKLAARIAVKLENPAQAKKWESYLKQVGFSGSLQGNAA